A window of the Nitrosococcus wardiae genome harbors these coding sequences:
- a CDS encoding heavy metal translocating P-type ATPase has translation MLEISNLDSVNESSPTDSLTGTAQTLALPIKGMTCATCSTRLERVLNKVPGVIKSQVNLASEQASIAFDPQQASPEQFYQAIVQAGFTVPTEGMEFRIGGMTCAACSARLEKVFSRLPGVNKATVNLATERAVVTAPAGVLSPATVIAAAQRAGFTAEPLSSLAERRAQEEAESTARERHEGRQLLLAALLTLPLALPMLLMPFGIHVSLPAEIQFLLATPVQFWIGSRFYVGAYKSLRGGAGNMDVLVVLGTSAAWGLSTWNTLLPGTGSHLYFEASAMVVTLVLLGKWLEGRAKRSAASAIRALMALRPATARIEREGKVVEIPAEQVAEGDIVLVRPGERTPVDGFILEGSSQLDESLITGESLPVTRGEGETVTGGSVNGEGLLRIRATTVGAESTLARIIRLVEDAQASKAPVQKLVDQVANIFVPVVVALAFLTFAGWWLLDGAADTAFKATVSVLVIACPCALGLATPTALMVGTGAAARHGILIRDAVALERAQDSDTVVFDKTGTLTEGQPAVAEILPLKINGEQLLQLVASAQQGSEHPLAKAVLTKAQGLPLSQPQNFRSLPGRGLSTQVEGQTLLVGNLRLMRENQVDLTSLLTQAQTLEESGHTLMWVAEVTSAPQLLGVLAVTDPIKSVTPQAVAALRAQGLTTVMLTGDNPRAAKAVADKVGIDHVIAEVLPEDKAAQIQALRAEGRHVAMVGDGVNDTPALAAADVGMAMGTGTDVAMEAAGITLMRGDPTLVAEALSISQATYHKIRQNLFWAFIYNVVAIPLAASGMLNPVVAGAAMAMSSVSVVSNSLLLRRWRPGTQLK, from the coding sequence ATGCTAGAAATATCAAATTTAGATTCGGTTAACGAGTCCTCCCCCACGGACTCCCTTACCGGGACGGCCCAAACATTGGCTTTGCCCATCAAGGGCATGACCTGCGCCACCTGCTCAACCCGCTTAGAGCGGGTGCTCAACAAAGTCCCCGGGGTGATAAAATCCCAAGTAAACCTGGCCTCGGAACAAGCCAGCATTGCCTTTGATCCGCAACAGGCGTCCCCGGAGCAATTCTACCAGGCCATTGTTCAAGCGGGCTTTACAGTGCCCACGGAAGGGATGGAATTTCGCATCGGAGGAATGACCTGTGCAGCCTGCTCAGCTCGGCTTGAAAAGGTGTTCTCGCGGCTCCCTGGAGTCAACAAGGCAACCGTTAATCTGGCCACAGAGCGGGCGGTGGTTACAGCCCCTGCAGGAGTACTCAGTCCCGCGACTGTTATCGCCGCTGCCCAGCGGGCTGGCTTCACCGCAGAACCCCTCTCTAGCTTGGCAGAGCGGCGCGCCCAAGAAGAAGCTGAGTCCACCGCCCGGGAACGGCATGAGGGGAGGCAGTTGCTGCTGGCAGCCCTGCTTACCTTGCCCTTAGCCCTGCCTATGCTGCTCATGCCCTTTGGTATCCATGTCAGTTTACCTGCCGAAATCCAATTCTTATTGGCCACGCCAGTCCAGTTCTGGATCGGCAGCCGCTTTTATGTGGGGGCTTACAAATCCTTGCGGGGTGGGGCCGGCAATATGGATGTGCTGGTCGTCCTGGGAACCTCCGCCGCTTGGGGGTTAAGCACCTGGAATACCCTCCTGCCCGGCACCGGCAGTCACCTGTACTTTGAGGCCTCGGCCATGGTGGTAACCTTAGTCCTGCTGGGTAAATGGTTGGAAGGGCGGGCGAAACGGAGCGCAGCCTCAGCCATCCGCGCCCTGATGGCACTCCGGCCAGCAACCGCACGAATAGAGCGGGAAGGGAAGGTGGTTGAAATTCCCGCCGAGCAGGTAGCTGAAGGCGATATCGTCCTGGTACGGCCAGGAGAGCGAACGCCTGTTGACGGCTTTATTCTAGAAGGTAGCAGCCAACTGGATGAATCTCTTATCACCGGTGAGAGCCTGCCGGTAACCCGGGGAGAAGGGGAAACTGTCACTGGCGGCTCAGTGAACGGGGAGGGGTTATTGCGTATCCGCGCCACCACCGTAGGGGCTGAATCAACCCTAGCGCGCATTATCCGCCTGGTGGAAGACGCCCAAGCCAGCAAAGCCCCGGTTCAAAAACTAGTCGACCAGGTGGCGAATATTTTCGTTCCGGTCGTGGTGGCGTTGGCCTTCCTGACCTTTGCCGGCTGGTGGTTATTAGATGGCGCTGCCGATACCGCCTTTAAGGCAACCGTCTCAGTACTGGTCATTGCCTGTCCTTGTGCCCTGGGCCTAGCAACTCCTACTGCCCTGATGGTGGGGACTGGCGCTGCCGCTCGCCATGGCATTTTGATCCGTGATGCGGTGGCGTTGGAACGGGCTCAGGACAGCGATACGGTAGTCTTTGACAAAACAGGAACACTCACGGAAGGTCAACCGGCAGTCGCTGAGATACTTCCGCTCAAAATCAATGGTGAGCAATTACTGCAGTTGGTGGCTTCCGCCCAACAGGGCAGTGAACATCCCCTGGCCAAGGCGGTACTGACTAAGGCTCAGGGTCTCCCCTTGAGCCAGCCCCAAAATTTCCGCAGTCTTCCCGGACGGGGTCTCAGCACTCAAGTGGAGGGACAAACCTTGCTCGTGGGCAACCTTCGATTAATGCGGGAAAATCAGGTGGATCTCACCTCTCTGTTAACCCAGGCCCAAACACTGGAGGAAAGTGGTCATACCCTGATGTGGGTGGCAGAGGTGACCTCAGCGCCCCAGCTGCTCGGTGTGTTAGCCGTCACCGATCCCATCAAAAGTGTCACTCCCCAAGCGGTAGCCGCATTACGAGCCCAGGGCCTAACTACGGTGATGCTGACTGGGGATAACCCCCGCGCCGCTAAAGCAGTGGCTGATAAAGTAGGTATCGACCACGTCATCGCCGAAGTATTACCTGAAGATAAGGCGGCGCAGATCCAGGCATTGCGCGCTGAAGGCCGTCACGTGGCCATGGTTGGCGATGGTGTCAATGATACCCCCGCTTTGGCCGCAGCAGACGTGGGGATGGCCATGGGCACGGGGACCGATGTGGCCATGGAAGCAGCGGGGATCACCCTCATGCGCGGCGATCCCACCTTAGTGGCGGAAGCCTTGTCTATTTCTCAGGCCACCTACCACAAGATTCGCCAGAATCTTTTCTGGGCCTTCATTTACAATGTGGTAGCCATTCCACTAGCGGCCTCGGGAATGTTGAACCCGGTGGTGGCAGGAGCAGCGATGGCCATGTCCTCAGTAAGTGTGGTTTCCAATTCCTTACTTTTGCGACGCTGGCGTCCAGGAACCCAACTGAAATAA